One window from the genome of Spirosoma rhododendri encodes:
- a CDS encoding GNAT family N-acetyltransferase, with amino-acid sequence MQLHPIPHHPNRSDALYQSPDVQTLLDVYESYYPTSGFTPPWIGYFIVRDGTVVGSCAFTGQPVDGRVELAYMTFPVYERQGIASFACQALLAIAHETDPSISVIAKTSPEPNASTRILERNGFRYDGIVQDHEIGDAWLWVRTPNNRV; translated from the coding sequence ATGCAACTCCACCCCATTCCGCACCATCCCAACCGTTCCGACGCTCTGTACCAATCCCCGGACGTACAGACGCTACTGGACGTGTACGAATCGTACTACCCAACTAGTGGGTTTACTCCGCCCTGGATTGGCTACTTCATCGTGCGCGATGGGACCGTTGTGGGGAGTTGCGCCTTCACCGGTCAGCCAGTCGATGGGCGGGTCGAACTGGCGTACATGACGTTTCCGGTCTACGAACGGCAGGGCATAGCTTCGTTTGCCTGTCAGGCGTTGCTGGCGATTGCGCACGAAACGGACCCGTCGATTAGCGTAATCGCCAAAACTAGTCCCGAACCCAATGCGTCGACCCGTATTCTGGAGCGCAACGGGTTTCGGTACGATGGCATCGTGCAGGATCACGAGATTGGCGATGCCTGGTTGTGGGTGCGTACGCCCAACAACCGGGTATAA
- a CDS encoding DUF819 family protein: protein MTDPVFILTVLCANVVLCEWLIKKPLFGHIGTALLVIILTAVEANVGLIPTVETPIYAGIFDYVAPFSLFLLLLSVNLKDVRLAGLPMLTMFLIGSVGTIVGVLVSVWVFAAPQTVGRLFYALAGMFTGTYIGGSINFHAVALHYGVSKAGNLFIAATAADNIITAIWMGATISLPRLLQSRYPRQLPTAAAPVPGGITAADPFSDTETVGPADLAILLTLALGSIFVSKQLAAVLPGLPFVLILTTVALVLAQFRRVNRLRGGRLLGLFGIYVFLAVIGAYCDVLALVRDGQLALTLFGMILLLVLIHAGFIFGLGALFRQDWAVLGIASQANIGGATSALALARSLNRPDLQLPAVLVGTLGNAIGTYLGILVAELLR from the coding sequence GTGACCGACCCTGTTTTCATCCTGACTGTGCTGTGTGCCAACGTCGTGCTGTGCGAATGGCTCATCAAAAAGCCACTTTTTGGGCATATCGGTACCGCCCTGCTGGTTATCATCCTGACGGCCGTAGAAGCTAATGTGGGGCTTATCCCGACCGTCGAAACACCGATTTACGCCGGGATCTTCGACTACGTCGCGCCATTTTCGCTGTTTCTGCTGCTGCTCAGCGTCAACCTGAAAGACGTACGACTGGCGGGTCTGCCCATGCTTACGATGTTTCTGATCGGCTCGGTAGGTACTATCGTGGGGGTGCTGGTGAGCGTGTGGGTGTTTGCGGCCCCGCAGACGGTAGGCAGACTGTTCTACGCGCTGGCGGGGATGTTTACCGGCACGTACATTGGCGGTAGCATCAACTTCCACGCGGTGGCCCTGCACTACGGCGTCTCGAAAGCGGGCAATCTGTTTATTGCCGCTACAGCCGCCGACAATATCATTACGGCGATCTGGATGGGGGCTACGATCAGCCTGCCGCGCCTGTTGCAGTCGCGCTACCCCCGGCAGTTACCCACCGCTGCGGCACCCGTTCCCGGCGGAATAACCGCTGCCGATCCTTTTTCTGACACGGAAACGGTTGGTCCGGCTGATCTGGCAATCCTGCTGACGCTGGCACTGGGGAGTATTTTTGTGTCGAAACAACTGGCGGCTGTACTGCCGGGCCTGCCGTTTGTGCTGATCCTGACAACGGTCGCGCTGGTGCTGGCGCAGTTCCGGCGCGTCAACCGGCTACGTGGTGGGCGACTGCTGGGCCTGTTCGGTATCTACGTTTTTCTGGCCGTGATCGGGGCGTACTGCGATGTGCTGGCCCTGGTGCGCGATGGCCAACTGGCCCTTACGCTGTTCGGCATGATTCTGCTGCTGGTGCTGATTCATGCCGGATTCATCTTCGGGCTGGGTGCACTGTTTCGGCAGGACTGGGCCGTGCTGGGTATCGCGTCGCAGGCTAACATCGGCGGGGCCACGTCGGCACTGGCGCTGGCCCGCAGTCTGAATCGCCCCGACCTGCAACTGCCCGCCGTGCTGGTCGGAACGCTGGGCAACGCTATCGGTACGTATCTTGGTATTCTGGTCGCTGAACTGCTTCGTTGA
- a CDS encoding DEAD/DEAH box helicase, with protein sequence MNYLKATPIQEMAIPRILEGKDLIASAQTGTGKTAAYLIPLLDKISHANHDHTSTLILVPTRELAKQIDEQVEGFGYFVQANSIAIYGGGKGDDWDKQRKALETGADIIIATPGRLIAHMQLGYVKFDKIDYLVLDEADKMLDMGFSDDILNIVDKIPAKRQTLLFSATMPNKIRTFASRILTETEEIRLAVSKPAAGIDQQFYLAYDNQKLPLLAHLIKTSTKPVQSMVLFTSRKSEVNSIVRALSKLNYEARGISSDLEQDEREVVLRDFKNKSFPILVATDVLSRGIDIDNLTHVVNYDIPRDAEDYVHRIGRTARAATTGTAITFISDQDQNRIVAIEKLIERELDKQSITEELGMGRSPVFDPKRFSGLRGKGGSGRGNGGRNDNRGRGDDRNRTPRNPQPASAETTSEGAVEGMVSETKTDDKRSSRNDRRRRQKNRPGTAEPGMTPTASDGAATDGQQTQAVSADGVPSDKPKRRKKRRRGPRGEGQSPEAATAPPVPVAE encoded by the coding sequence ATGAACTACCTGAAGGCAACGCCCATTCAGGAGATGGCCATCCCCCGCATTCTGGAGGGGAAAGACCTGATCGCCAGTGCCCAAACCGGGACCGGTAAAACAGCCGCCTACCTCATTCCGCTGCTCGACAAGATTTCGCACGCCAACCACGACCACACCAGTACGCTGATTCTGGTGCCGACGCGGGAACTGGCCAAGCAGATTGACGAACAGGTGGAAGGCTTTGGCTACTTTGTACAGGCCAACAGCATCGCGATCTACGGCGGTGGTAAGGGCGACGACTGGGACAAGCAGCGCAAAGCCCTCGAAACGGGTGCTGATATCATCATCGCCACCCCCGGACGGCTTATCGCGCACATGCAGCTCGGTTACGTCAAATTCGACAAGATCGACTACCTCGTGCTCGACGAAGCCGACAAAATGCTCGACATGGGCTTTTCCGACGATATTCTGAACATTGTCGACAAGATCCCGGCCAAGCGGCAAACCCTGCTGTTTTCGGCTACGATGCCCAACAAAATCCGCACGTTTGCCAGTCGCATCCTGACGGAAACGGAAGAAATCCGGCTGGCGGTGTCGAAACCAGCCGCTGGTATCGATCAGCAATTTTACCTCGCTTACGACAATCAGAAGCTGCCGCTGTTGGCCCACCTGATTAAAACCAGTACCAAACCGGTACAAAGCATGGTACTGTTTACGTCGCGCAAGTCGGAAGTGAACAGCATCGTTCGGGCACTGAGCAAGCTTAATTACGAAGCGCGGGGCATCAGCTCCGACCTTGAGCAGGACGAGCGCGAAGTCGTGTTGCGCGATTTCAAAAACAAGTCGTTCCCGATTCTGGTGGCCACCGACGTGCTCTCGCGCGGTATCGACATTGACAACCTGACGCACGTGGTGAACTACGACATCCCGCGCGACGCCGAAGATTACGTACACCGTATCGGCCGGACAGCACGGGCCGCCACAACCGGAACGGCCATCACGTTTATCAGCGATCAGGACCAGAACCGTATTGTCGCGATCGAAAAGCTGATCGAGCGCGAGCTTGATAAGCAATCGATTACAGAAGAGTTAGGCATGGGTAGGTCGCCCGTGTTCGACCCGAAGCGGTTTAGCGGACTGCGTGGCAAAGGCGGTTCAGGCCGTGGAAATGGCGGACGCAACGACAACCGTGGCCGGGGCGACGATCGTAATCGTACACCACGCAACCCGCAGCCCGCGTCGGCTGAAACTACCTCAGAAGGAGCAGTTGAAGGGATGGTTAGCGAAACGAAAACTGATGATAAACGATCGTCGCGCAATGATCGCCGACGTCGGCAGAAGAACCGGCCTGGTACGGCTGAGCCGGGTATGACCCCGACCGCGAGTGATGGTGCTGCGACAGATGGACAGCAAACGCAGGCTGTCAGTGCCGATGGCGTACCCTCCGACAAACCCAAACGCCGGAAAAAACGTCGTCGGGGGCCACGTGGGGAAGGCCAATCGCCGGAAGCCGCGACAGCACCTCCCGTGCCGGTAGCGGAATAA
- a CDS encoding four helix bundle protein: MDNIAEGFERGGKGEFIQFLGMAKGSAGEVRSQLYRALDQQYIDQTAFDHLCSQAELISKLIANLIAYLNRTDYKGTKYIVKEELGEYNIEPQTSNMKPYEV, from the coding sequence ATGGATAACATTGCCGAAGGCTTCGAACGTGGAGGTAAAGGCGAGTTTATCCAGTTTCTCGGCATGGCCAAAGGATCGGCTGGCGAAGTACGATCGCAGCTGTACCGCGCCCTCGACCAACAATATATCGATCAAACCGCTTTCGATCACCTATGCAGTCAGGCAGAATTAATCAGCAAACTGATTGCTAATCTGATTGCCTACTTGAACCGAACTGATTACAAGGGTACCAAATACATTGTGAAAGAAGAGTTGGGGGAATACAACATTGAACCTCAAACGTCAAACATGAAACCCTACGAAGTATGA
- a CDS encoding GMC oxidoreductase, whose protein sequence is MDPFQIKKAPVEYDVAIVGSGAGGGMAAYSLAKSGAKVVLLEAGGYFDPADPKYITQLKWPWESPRRGASTTRPFGDFDAAWGGWDIEGEPYTTAKGTEFHWFRSRMLGGRTNHWGRISLRFAPDDFRRKSMTGIGEDWPIGYDDLKPFYDRVDKLIGVFGSIENMPSEPDGIFLPAPKPRLHELMIRKGARSIGVPVIPSRLSILTKPINDERGQCFYCSQCGRACQAYADFSSSSVLVKPAMKTGNVTLINGAMVREVMTDPATGLCTGVSYVDTQTLQEVTIKAKTVVLAASAGETARLLLNSKSARFPNGLANSSGVVGKYINDSTGASRSAFIPALMDRKRYNEDGVGGMHVFTPWWLDNKKLDFPRGYHIEYWGGMGMPAYGFGWGIEAMNGMMAARDGAKKPGGGYGASLKDDYRRFYGAYIGMAGRGEPVPLESNYCEIDPNVVDKYGIPVLRFNYKWSDYEIKQAKHMQDTFEEIIHASGGIALGNKPGADTNYGLEAPGKIIHEVGTARMGKDPKNSVLNGYQQAHDVKNLFIVDAAPFPSQGDKNVTWTILASSMRTSEYISDLAKKKV, encoded by the coding sequence ATGGATCCCTTTCAGATCAAAAAAGCTCCGGTAGAGTACGATGTTGCCATCGTTGGTTCGGGAGCCGGTGGCGGTATGGCCGCCTACTCGCTTGCCAAATCAGGGGCAAAGGTCGTACTGCTCGAAGCCGGAGGCTATTTCGACCCTGCCGACCCGAAATACATTACCCAGCTAAAATGGCCGTGGGAGTCGCCCCGGCGCGGTGCCAGCACGACCCGCCCGTTTGGTGATTTCGACGCGGCCTGGGGTGGCTGGGATATCGAGGGTGAACCGTACACAACGGCGAAAGGGACCGAGTTTCACTGGTTCCGCTCGCGGATGCTGGGGGGGCGCACCAACCACTGGGGTCGTATCTCGCTCCGCTTTGCTCCCGACGATTTCCGACGCAAAAGCATGACCGGTATCGGCGAAGACTGGCCAATCGGCTACGACGACCTCAAGCCATTCTACGACCGCGTTGACAAACTGATTGGCGTATTTGGCTCGATTGAAAACATGCCGTCGGAGCCGGATGGTATTTTCCTGCCCGCCCCTAAACCGCGTCTGCACGAGTTGATGATCCGCAAGGGCGCACGTAGCATCGGGGTACCCGTCATCCCGTCGCGTCTGTCGATCCTGACCAAGCCCATCAACGACGAGCGCGGTCAGTGTTTCTATTGCAGTCAGTGCGGCCGGGCGTGTCAGGCGTATGCCGATTTCTCGTCGTCGTCGGTGCTGGTGAAGCCCGCCATGAAAACGGGCAACGTCACCCTTATCAACGGCGCTATGGTCCGTGAAGTGATGACCGACCCGGCGACGGGCTTGTGTACCGGCGTCAGCTACGTCGACACGCAGACCTTGCAGGAGGTGACGATCAAGGCGAAGACGGTGGTGCTGGCAGCTAGTGCGGGCGAAACGGCGCGGCTGCTGCTTAACTCGAAGTCGGCCCGTTTCCCGAATGGTCTGGCCAACAGCAGCGGTGTCGTCGGTAAGTACATCAACGACTCGACAGGTGCCAGCCGGTCGGCGTTTATCCCGGCCCTGATGGACCGCAAACGGTACAATGAAGATGGTGTCGGCGGGATGCACGTCTTCACACCCTGGTGGCTCGACAACAAGAAACTGGATTTTCCGCGCGGCTACCACATCGAATACTGGGGTGGTATGGGCATGCCTGCTTACGGCTTCGGTTGGGGTATCGAAGCGATGAACGGTATGATGGCCGCCCGCGACGGGGCGAAAAAGCCGGGCGGTGGCTACGGTGCCAGCCTGAAAGACGATTACCGTCGGTTCTACGGTGCCTATATCGGCATGGCCGGTCGGGGTGAGCCGGTGCCGCTCGAAAGTAACTACTGCGAAATTGACCCCAACGTGGTCGACAAATACGGTATCCCGGTGCTGCGCTTCAACTACAAATGGTCGGATTACGAGATCAAGCAAGCCAAGCACATGCAGGATACGTTTGAGGAGATCATCCACGCATCGGGTGGTATCGCGTTGGGTAACAAACCCGGTGCTGACACGAACTACGGGCTGGAAGCGCCGGGCAAGATCATCCACGAAGTTGGTACGGCGCGGATGGGTAAAGACCCCAAAAACTCGGTGCTGAACGGCTATCAGCAGGCTCACGACGTGAAAAACCTGTTCATCGTCGACGCGGCTCCGTTCCCCTCGCAGGGCGACAAAAACGTTACCTGGACGATCCTGGCCAGCTCGATGCGCACCTCGGAGTACATTTCGGATTTGGCAAAGAAAAAGGTTTAA
- a CDS encoding phytanoyl-CoA dioxygenase family protein, whose amino-acid sequence MIPEPQQTMAPTMVPNNAHKDIPGNPSTAKSSHLKLNDRSNGKPLRVLSEADWQFWLDNGYVVIPNAVPREQAQQLADLLWEFEEKDPNDPSTWYAPPRAEMQMKELVGSGMVELYNHPLEWANRQTQRLYDAFVDIWGTEKLWVTIDRANLNLPLRPEDTFKGFIHWDYDPETRPQNVQGVLALADQTDENMGGFQCIPELYRTYDSWKLTQPTDRNRFRPDTTGFEDKLVKVKMNAGDLLIFNSTLPHGIRPNRSEGKVRLAQYVSMMPAEEDNEELRQWRIRSWRDRIAPEGYAFPGDPRGWEQSRYPTAELSPLGRRLLGLDNW is encoded by the coding sequence ATGATTCCTGAACCACAGCAGACAATGGCCCCGACGATGGTGCCCAACAACGCCCACAAAGACATTCCCGGTAACCCCTCGACGGCCAAGAGCAGCCATCTTAAACTCAACGACCGGTCCAACGGGAAACCGTTGCGCGTGCTGTCGGAAGCCGATTGGCAGTTCTGGCTCGACAACGGTTATGTTGTGATTCCCAACGCCGTACCGCGTGAACAGGCGCAGCAACTGGCCGATTTACTGTGGGAGTTTGAAGAGAAAGACCCCAACGACCCGTCGACCTGGTACGCGCCACCCCGCGCCGAGATGCAGATGAAAGAATTGGTCGGCAGCGGCATGGTCGAGCTGTACAACCATCCGCTCGAATGGGCCAACCGGCAGACGCAACGGCTGTACGACGCCTTCGTCGACATCTGGGGCACCGAGAAACTGTGGGTGACGATCGACCGGGCGAACCTGAACCTGCCACTCCGCCCTGAAGACACGTTCAAGGGCTTTATTCACTGGGATTATGACCCCGAAACCCGGCCGCAAAACGTACAGGGTGTGCTAGCCCTCGCCGATCAGACCGACGAGAACATGGGCGGTTTCCAGTGTATCCCCGAACTGTACCGCACCTACGACAGCTGGAAACTAACCCAGCCCACCGACCGCAACCGCTTTCGCCCCGACACTACGGGTTTTGAGGATAAGCTAGTAAAGGTGAAAATGAACGCGGGCGATCTGCTGATTTTCAACAGTACGCTCCCACACGGTATCCGGCCTAACCGGTCGGAGGGGAAAGTCCGGCTGGCGCAGTACGTGTCGATGATGCCCGCCGAGGAAGACAATGAAGAACTGCGGCAGTGGCGTATCCGGTCTTGGCGCGACCGGATTGCCCCCGAAGGCTACGCGTTCCCCGGCGACCCGCGCGGCTGGGAGCAGTCGCGCTACCCCACCGCCGAACTCTCCCCATTGGGCCGTCGCCTACTTGGGCTGGATAACTGGTAG
- a CDS encoding AraC family transcriptional regulator — protein sequence MFKKASSSLVREDVRSDADSSFRILVTPHLNDFYYWHFHPEYELVYIDRASGTRQVGTHLSHFTDSDLVLIGPYIPHLNFDYGVRTDYRKIVVQVGPTFLGTALTQTPELTAIGRLFDQSRQAIAFGEVTKTAIGDRMLRLPGLSQFEQFVELLSIFNQLAAAPDADLLHSHPVESPYTRRQQDRIQLVHSHIAQHYGRKLDLAEFAGLTSLTPEAFCRYMRQMTRMTFTEYVNQYRVQQAKLLLRQQSSVTDACFSTGFESLSYFNRIFRRATGDSPREFRDKFKV from the coding sequence ATGTTCAAAAAGGCAAGCAGTTCACTGGTTCGCGAAGACGTTCGATCGGACGCCGATAGTTCGTTCCGTATTCTGGTGACGCCCCACCTGAACGACTTCTACTATTGGCATTTTCACCCTGAGTACGAACTCGTTTACATCGACCGGGCCAGCGGCACCCGGCAGGTTGGTACTCATCTGTCGCACTTTACCGACAGCGATCTGGTACTGATCGGACCGTATATCCCGCACCTGAATTTCGACTACGGCGTCAGAACCGACTACCGGAAGATTGTCGTGCAGGTCGGCCCTACGTTTCTCGGTACCGCCCTGACACAGACGCCCGAACTGACGGCCATCGGACGACTGTTCGATCAGTCGCGGCAGGCAATTGCGTTTGGCGAAGTGACTAAAACCGCCATCGGTGACCGGATGCTTCGGCTACCCGGCCTCAGTCAGTTTGAGCAGTTCGTCGAGTTACTGTCAATTTTCAACCAGTTGGCCGCTGCTCCCGATGCGGACTTGCTTCACTCCCACCCCGTCGAGTCGCCCTACACCCGGCGGCAGCAGGACCGGATTCAGCTCGTACACAGCCACATCGCCCAGCATTACGGGCGCAAACTCGACTTGGCCGAATTCGCCGGCCTGACCAGCCTGACGCCCGAAGCGTTCTGCCGGTATATGCGGCAAATGACCCGCATGACCTTTACCGAATACGTCAATCAGTACCGGGTGCAACAGGCCAAGCTGTTGCTACGCCAGCAGAGCAGCGTGACAGACGCCTGTTTCAGCACCGGCTTCGAGAGCCTGTCGTACTTCAACCGCATCTTCCGACGCGCAACGGGCGACAGCCCAAGGGAATTCAGAGACAAGTTTAAAGTCTAA
- a CDS encoding SusD/RagB family nutrient-binding outer membrane lipoprotein, whose protein sequence is MRTILLTLSLFTLLACLGSCDKGFDQLNVNPTAATSLNPVFTFNNAMISTAFPTSILVFEEPIVQQLFSPNSGILSGGNFNIDNRGPTGANGGIWRQYYQNVVRYLIDIQDQTKSDASRANLYQMSRIWKAYTFMVLTDTYGDIPYAQAGLGYLSGNITPQYDAQQAIYNDLIKELTEASAALDAGKATESGEITYGGDITKWRRLGYSTLLRVGMRLTKINPTLAQATVVKALAGGLMQSNADNAAVRNNANYQNPVGTLINSTEAANFYLTGTFVDYLKATADPRLPSIAVRYVGARSGPEQTATRADRSASVQIGMPLGYDNGTIVAKAQANKLASFYDYTQLDRTRLGKFDAPCFLVTYAQTQLLLAEAAQRGWVSGNAADYYNAGVTAHMQQLADYDVNAAVSSSAITTYLQANPYVASRALELINTQYWIASFLNGPEVFANFRRSGFPSLTPNPYPGKEIKGNFIRRLSYPDTEIAVNQASRQSAIDRQGADDLESRVWWDKQ, encoded by the coding sequence ATGAGAACTATACTGCTTACGCTCAGCCTGTTCACCCTGCTAGCCTGCCTCGGCAGCTGCGACAAAGGGTTCGATCAGCTCAATGTGAATCCTACGGCGGCAACGTCGCTCAACCCGGTATTTACGTTCAACAACGCCATGATCAGTACGGCGTTTCCGACGTCGATTCTGGTGTTTGAAGAGCCGATTGTCCAGCAACTATTTTCGCCTAACTCCGGAATCCTGTCGGGTGGTAATTTCAACATCGACAACCGGGGGCCAACGGGCGCCAACGGCGGTATCTGGCGGCAATACTACCAAAACGTAGTCCGCTACCTGATCGACATTCAGGACCAGACCAAAAGCGACGCCAGCCGTGCCAACCTGTACCAGATGAGCCGCATCTGGAAAGCTTATACGTTTATGGTGCTCACCGATACCTACGGCGACATTCCGTACGCGCAGGCCGGACTCGGTTATCTGAGCGGAAACATCACCCCTCAGTACGACGCGCAGCAGGCTATTTATAACGATCTGATTAAAGAACTGACAGAAGCATCGGCCGCACTCGACGCAGGCAAGGCAACGGAAAGCGGTGAAATCACCTACGGGGGCGACATTACCAAATGGCGTCGGCTTGGGTATTCGACGCTCCTGCGGGTGGGGATGCGGCTCACGAAAATAAACCCGACACTGGCCCAGGCTACGGTGGTCAAAGCATTGGCGGGTGGGCTGATGCAGTCGAATGCCGATAACGCGGCTGTGCGCAACAATGCCAACTACCAGAACCCGGTTGGCACGCTCATTAACTCAACCGAGGCCGCCAACTTCTACCTCACCGGTACGTTTGTCGATTACCTGAAAGCAACGGCCGACCCCCGGTTGCCGTCGATTGCCGTCCGGTACGTCGGTGCCCGTAGCGGGCCGGAGCAAACGGCTACCCGCGCTGACCGTTCGGCGTCGGTACAGATCGGTATGCCCCTCGGCTACGACAACGGTACGATCGTGGCCAAAGCGCAGGCCAACAAACTGGCGAGTTTCTACGACTATACGCAGCTCGACCGCACCCGGCTCGGCAAATTCGACGCCCCCTGTTTTCTGGTGACGTATGCCCAGACTCAGCTGCTATTGGCCGAAGCGGCCCAGCGGGGCTGGGTCAGCGGCAACGCTGCCGACTACTACAACGCGGGCGTAACGGCCCACATGCAGCAACTGGCTGACTACGACGTCAATGCGGCTGTGTCGTCGTCGGCGATAACGACCTACTTGCAGGCCAACCCCTACGTGGCATCGCGGGCGCTGGAACTCATCAACACCCAGTACTGGATTGCTTCGTTCCTGAATGGCCCCGAGGTGTTTGCCAATTTCCGACGCAGCGGCTTCCCATCGCTCACGCCCAACCCGTACCCCGGCAAGGAAATAAAAGGAAACTTCATCCGGCGGCTCAGCTACCCGGACACCGAAATTGCGGTGAACCAGGCCAGTCGGCAGTCAGCAATCGACCGGCAGGGGGCCGACGATCTGGAAAGTCGCGTCTGGTGGGATAAGCAGTAG